One window of the Bradyrhizobium septentrionale genome contains the following:
- a CDS encoding globin domain-containing protein, whose amino-acid sequence MTPEQVDLVRTSFDAMWPIRRDLADLCYNRFVELAPDARQTFGGDTEKQRMKVLDMITALVASLDERPMFQSLIAISGHKHAILGFQPSHFVAMGEALMWSFERKFGASFTPELRESWHTLYATAQNEMLRATGRHSSF is encoded by the coding sequence ATGACGCCGGAGCAGGTCGACCTTGTCAGGACATCATTTGACGCGATGTGGCCGATCCGCCGCGACCTCGCTGACCTGTGCTACAACAGGTTCGTCGAACTAGCTCCTGATGCAAGACAAACGTTCGGCGGCGATACTGAGAAGCAGCGGATGAAGGTGCTGGATATGATCACGGCGCTGGTCGCCTCGCTCGACGAAAGACCGATGTTCCAGTCGCTGATCGCGATTTCCGGTCACAAGCACGCCATACTTGGCTTTCAGCCATCGCACTTTGTCGCAATGGGCGAGGCGTTGATGTGGAGCTTTGAGCGAAAATTCGGCGCTTCTTTCACCCCTGAGCTGAGAGAGTCCTGGCATACACTTTACGCCACCGCCCAGAACGAGATGCTGCGCGCGACTGGCCGGCATAGTTCGTTTTGA
- a CDS encoding di-heme-cytochrome C peroxidase, whose amino-acid sequence MLRTLFLIALTFVVTTKSDAQGTDANPIYLDQGVDWTAAARADFYSRDQGSRLITLSWMQALKQRNGQPFLADGLSRYGYLPNPANTANLPVGFHASGPQDFQVVGMTCSACHTRQIEADGKMYRVDGGPAFVDFYALLGDLDKAVGDVIASDSSFAPFAAAVLRSTTPDAADVADLRRQVEGWYLRFHTLIVRALPKTGWGVGRLDAVGMIFNRISGLDIGPPPDFMIPGNMKTADAPVRYPFLWNSPRQDKTQWPGFAKNGNDILGLARNVGEVLGVFATFEPKRQGAIINFLDNNSTNFDGLSQLENLVKRIGPPKWPWTIDAALAARGKAIFERDSAEAGCSGCHGIEDGEQRFPFVKTWRTPVQNVGTDTREYDILAWKANTGVLKGAYIPFATAPLKENDEILNILATSVIGSIAEHLLAGGAPSTNARVAAAPDPGSSDTPESLGLVRLPPTLQDLLTAFDTVSTSEAIKKARRQGAERASHAQLPPWGSYEARVLQGIWAAAPYLHNGSVPTLAELLKPSGQRRSQFSVGRKYDIENVGLAATQEPLSDTLSVTDCSNINSGNSRCGHEYGTSLSDQDKKALLEYLKTL is encoded by the coding sequence ATGCTCCGCACTCTCTTTCTGATCGCCTTAACGTTTGTCGTCACGACAAAATCGGATGCTCAAGGCACCGACGCCAATCCCATCTATCTTGACCAGGGTGTGGATTGGACCGCGGCAGCGAGAGCTGACTTCTATTCGCGCGATCAGGGCTCGCGTTTGATTACGTTGTCTTGGATGCAGGCGCTGAAGCAAAGGAACGGACAGCCATTCCTCGCGGATGGTTTGTCACGGTACGGCTATCTACCGAATCCTGCAAACACGGCCAATCTTCCCGTCGGCTTTCACGCTTCTGGCCCTCAAGACTTCCAGGTCGTCGGAATGACCTGCTCAGCCTGTCACACGCGCCAGATCGAAGCTGATGGCAAGATGTATCGGGTGGATGGCGGTCCGGCGTTTGTAGACTTCTACGCATTGCTTGGCGATCTGGACAAGGCTGTGGGCGACGTGATTGCCAGTGACAGCTCGTTCGCTCCGTTTGCTGCAGCTGTCCTGCGGTCCACAACGCCGGACGCGGCCGACGTTGCGGATCTTCGTCGGCAGGTCGAGGGGTGGTACTTGCGGTTTCACACGCTTATTGTGCGCGCGCTGCCCAAGACCGGCTGGGGAGTTGGCCGTCTGGACGCTGTGGGGATGATTTTCAACCGCATATCCGGACTGGACATAGGCCCGCCGCCCGACTTCATGATCCCGGGAAACATGAAAACCGCGGACGCTCCCGTGAGATACCCATTCCTCTGGAATTCGCCGCGGCAAGATAAGACGCAATGGCCTGGATTCGCAAAAAATGGAAATGACATCTTGGGGCTGGCTCGGAACGTTGGCGAGGTTCTGGGAGTATTCGCTACGTTCGAGCCGAAGCGCCAGGGCGCGATCATCAATTTCCTTGACAATAATTCCACCAATTTCGACGGCCTGAGCCAGCTTGAAAACCTGGTGAAGCGGATCGGCCCTCCGAAATGGCCCTGGACGATTGACGCTGCTTTAGCCGCGCGCGGCAAAGCGATTTTTGAAAGGGATTCCGCTGAAGCGGGATGTAGCGGTTGCCACGGGATAGAAGACGGAGAGCAACGCTTTCCATTTGTCAAAACATGGCGAACTCCGGTCCAGAACGTTGGTACCGATACACGAGAATACGACATCCTCGCCTGGAAAGCGAATACGGGCGTGCTGAAGGGAGCGTACATTCCCTTCGCGACCGCCCCCCTAAAGGAGAACGATGAGATTCTTAACATTCTTGCGACCTCGGTCATTGGTTCGATCGCGGAACACCTGTTGGCCGGCGGCGCCCCTTCAACCAATGCCCGGGTGGCAGCGGCGCCAGATCCGGGATCGTCGGACACACCGGAGTCTCTGGGGCTGGTGCGGCTACCGCCAACGCTGCAGGATCTGCTAACGGCTTTCGATACTGTCAGCACCTCGGAAGCAATCAAGAAGGCCAGGCGGCAGGGAGCAGAACGAGCGTCTCACGCTCAGCTCCCTCCGTGGGGCTCCTACGAGGCCCGTGTTCTGCAGGGTATTTGGGCCGCCGCACCTTATCTCCATAACGGCTCGGTCCCGACGCTGGCGGAATTGCTCAAGCCATCAGGGCAGCGCAGATCGCAGTTTAGCGTCGGACGGAAATACGACATTGAAAACGTTGGTCTTGCTGCTACCCAGGAGCCGCTGAGCGACACTCTATCCGTGACGGACTGCAGCAATATCAACTCTGGAAATAGCCGATGCGGCCACGAGTACGGGACAAGTTTGAGCGATCAGGACAAAAAGGCGTTGCTTGAATACCTCAAGACACTGTGA
- a CDS encoding IS5 family transposase → MRPKKHKTTGANDFFRARLDQIINLKHELVRLTGKIDWDWIDGEIAPLYSENGRPGIETRFVIGLLLLKHIYGLSDEGVCERWVHDPYFQYFTGEEFFQHAFPHERSDLSHWRKRLGDRLELLLAESLRVAHDVGALRGKDLERVTVDTTVQPKAITFPTDAKLLHAAIQGLNRLARKHGVRLRQSYSRIAKATAMMAGRYAHAKQFKRHQRQLRILRSRLGRIIRDIRRKIEGQDALEEAFALPLSRATQIRSQQQRQRGWKLYSFHAPEVECIGKGKASAPYEFGVKASIVTNNRPAPGGQFVLHAKALPDNPYDGHTLRDVIDRTETLTGCAIECAFVDKGYRGHDAQNPRRVFISGQKRGVFGTIKRQLRRRSAIEPVIGHLKADGHLGRCYLKGRAGDAANVILSAVGYNFRRILAWLRALWYLFLAAFFSVTSHRTPLKSAS, encoded by the coding sequence ATGCGGCCGAAGAAGCACAAAACGACGGGAGCGAACGATTTTTTCCGGGCGCGGCTCGACCAGATCATCAATCTGAAGCACGAGCTGGTCCGGCTCACCGGCAAGATCGATTGGGACTGGATCGACGGCGAGATCGCGCCGCTCTACAGCGAGAACGGCCGGCCGGGGATTGAGACCCGCTTCGTGATCGGGCTGTTGTTGCTCAAGCACATTTACGGGCTGTCCGATGAGGGGGTATGCGAACGCTGGGTCCACGACCCGTATTTCCAGTACTTCACTGGCGAAGAGTTCTTCCAGCACGCATTCCCGCACGAGCGCTCGGACCTGAGCCATTGGCGCAAGCGGCTCGGCGACAGACTGGAACTGCTATTGGCCGAGAGCCTGCGGGTGGCGCACGACGTCGGCGCGTTACGCGGCAAGGACCTTGAGCGGGTCACGGTCGACACCACGGTGCAGCCGAAGGCCATCACCTTTCCGACCGATGCCAAGCTGCTGCATGCGGCGATCCAGGGGCTCAACCGCCTAGCGAGGAAGCACGGAGTGCGGCTGCGGCAATCCTATTCTCGGATCGCCAAGGCCACCGCGATGATGGCGGGACGCTACGCCCATGCCAAACAGTTCAAGCGGCACCAGCGGCAGTTGCGCATCCTGCGCAGCCGCCTGGGCCGGATCATCCGCGACATCCGCCGCAAGATCGAAGGCCAGGATGCGCTCGAAGAGGCGTTCGCACTCCCGTTGAGCCGGGCCACGCAGATCCGCTCGCAGCAGCAGCGCCAGCGCGGCTGGAAGCTGTATTCCTTCCATGCCCCCGAGGTGGAGTGCATCGGCAAGGGCAAGGCCAGCGCGCCTTACGAGTTCGGCGTGAAGGCTTCCATCGTCACCAACAACCGGCCTGCTCCCGGCGGCCAGTTCGTGCTGCACGCCAAGGCGCTGCCCGATAACCCTTACGACGGTCACACCCTGCGGGACGTCATCGACCGAACCGAGACACTCACCGGCTGCGCGATCGAGTGCGCCTTTGTCGACAAGGGATACCGCGGCCATGACGCACAGAACCCGCGCCGCGTCTTCATCTCCGGCCAGAAGCGCGGCGTCTTCGGCACTATCAAGCGCCAGCTGCGGCGCCGCTCCGCTATCGAGCCCGTGATCGGCCATTTGAAGGCTGACGGACACCTCGGCCGCTGCTACCTCAAAGGCCGCGCCGGCGATGCCGCCAACGTCATCCTCTCCGCCGTCGGTTACAACTTCCGCCGCATCCTCGCCTGGCTAAGGGCTCTTTGGTACCTCTTCCTGGCTGCCTTCTTCTCAGTCACCAGCCACCGCACACCACTCAAATCGGCTTCTTAA
- a CDS encoding recombinase family protein, with amino-acid sequence MLISSTVADERLTTAHRAKLAYVYVRQSSVNQVRQHQESTELQYRLVDRAIGLGWPPERVQVIDEDLGKSGAGGVDRHGFQKLIAEIGLGNAGLVVSLDASRLARNNRDWHQLLELCSVFGVLIADGERLYDPRAYHDRLLLGLSGIMSEAELHQLRMRLHQGERQKAARGELRLPLPAGLAYDRAGTIVLNPDEEVRARLHLVFAKFRELQSARRVMRYLELDA; translated from the coding sequence GTGCTGATCAGCTCGACCGTCGCTGACGAGCGGCTCACGACGGCTCACCGAGCCAAGTTGGCCTATGTCTACGTGCGGCAGTCATCCGTGAACCAGGTGCGCCAGCATCAGGAGAGCACCGAGCTGCAGTACCGCCTTGTCGATCGCGCCATCGGTCTGGGCTGGCCGCCCGAGCGCGTCCAGGTGATTGACGAGGATCTGGGCAAATCCGGTGCTGGCGGCGTGGACCGTCATGGTTTCCAGAAGCTCATTGCCGAGATCGGCCTTGGCAACGCCGGTCTCGTGGTGAGTCTCGACGCTTCGCGCTTGGCCCGCAATAACCGGGACTGGCATCAGCTTCTCGAACTGTGCTCGGTATTTGGCGTGCTGATTGCGGATGGCGAGCGGCTTTACGATCCGCGCGCCTATCACGACCGCCTGCTGTTGGGCCTGTCCGGCATCATGAGCGAGGCGGAGCTGCATCAGCTTCGGATGCGCCTTCACCAAGGGGAACGGCAGAAGGCGGCGCGGGGCGAACTGCGGCTGCCGCTGCCGGCCGGGCTCGCCTACGATCGAGCGGGCACAATTGTTCTCAATCCGGATGAGGAGGTGCGCGCCCGTCTTCATCTCGTGTTTGCTAAATTCCGGGAACTGCAAAGTGCGCGCCGTGTGATGCGCTACTTGGAGCTTGATGCATAG
- a CDS encoding phasin family protein produces the protein MIDIKPRSDLAMSPDQSETPRKSGKGNPNADRQSDETAQQRRKSGQQEGPPPDQLQHTPKEIGAQFASTDTSSTDTSSNGRIVSAETTPVSYQEIAKTYADYVKKSFEHTKSFFEKLAGARSFYEALELQTDFLKQTHETLIAGSQKIHRLHGELAKQTIMRLQGLGPKTNLPRSTDVRPGQ, from the coding sequence TTGATTGATATCAAACCACGGAGTGATTTAGCAATGAGTCCAGACCAGAGCGAGACACCACGAAAATCCGGCAAGGGCAACCCGAACGCGGATCGGCAGAGCGACGAAACTGCACAGCAGAGGCGGAAATCGGGTCAACAAGAGGGCCCGCCGCCAGATCAATTGCAGCACACGCCGAAGGAGATCGGCGCGCAGTTCGCGTCAACTGACACCTCTTCGACTGACACCTCTTCGAACGGCCGGATCGTATCAGCGGAAACAACGCCGGTCAGCTATCAAGAAATCGCAAAAACCTATGCTGACTATGTCAAAAAATCCTTCGAACACACCAAGTCGTTTTTCGAGAAGTTGGCGGGCGCGCGATCGTTTTACGAAGCTCTTGAGCTTCAAACCGATTTCCTGAAACAGACTCATGAAACTCTCATTGCTGGCTCTCAGAAGATCCATAGGCTCCACGGGGAATTGGCCAAGCAGACGATAATGCGTTTGCAGGGGTTAGGGCCCAAGACAAACCTGCCACGCTCTACAGACGTGCGACCGGGACAGTAA
- the tnpC gene encoding IS66 family transposase has protein sequence MILAERAARLEAEAVAANAKAEAANAKAAEALIRYLKLEIEKLRRQIYGSRSERKARLLEQMELELEELEATATEDELAAERAAARAQTVQSFQRKRPSRKPFPDHLPRERVVVAAPQSCPCCGSSKLSKLGEDITETLEVIPRQWKVIQTVREKFSCRDCETITQPPAPFHVTPRGFAGPNLLAMILFEKFGQHQPLNRQSERYAREGIDLSLSTLADQVGACAAALQPLYRLIERHVLSAERLHGDDTTVPILAKGQTVKGHIWTYVRDDRPFGGRAPPAALYYASRDRRQEHPTRHLQSFSGILQADAYSGYNELYDASRVQGPIMSALCWAHARRQFFELADIAANARRDKNAAAISPIALEAVKRIDALFDIERGINGQSAGERLRVRKEQSAPLLAVLEAWLREQRARLSNSSSVAKPIDYMLRRWDRFTRFIDDGRICLTNNAAERALRGFALGRKSWLFAGSERGADRAAIMATLIMTAKLNDIDPQAWLADVLARIASTPQGRLNELLPWEWKNSPVQSAA, from the coding sequence ATGATCCTCGCGGAGCGCGCCGCGCGCCTGGAAGCGGAGGCGGTTGCGGCGAACGCTAAAGCGGAAGCTGCCAATGCGAAGGCGGCCGAGGCACTGATCCGTTACCTCAAGCTCGAGATCGAGAAGCTGCGTCGCCAGATTTACGGCAGCCGCTCGGAGCGCAAGGCACGGCTCTTGGAGCAGATGGAGCTTGAGCTCGAAGAGCTGGAAGCAACCGCAACCGAAGACGAGTTGGCGGCTGAGAGGGCGGCAGCCAGGGCGCAGACGGTGCAATCCTTCCAGCGCAAGCGTCCGTCGCGCAAACCGTTCCCCGACCATTTGCCGCGCGAGCGTGTCGTAGTCGCCGCACCGCAGAGCTGCCCTTGCTGCGGCTCATCGAAGCTATCAAAGCTGGGCGAAGATATCACCGAGACGCTGGAGGTCATTCCCCGGCAGTGGAAGGTGATCCAGACGGTGCGCGAGAAGTTCTCGTGCCGGGACTGCGAGACGATCACCCAGCCGCCAGCCCCCTTCCACGTGACGCCGCGCGGCTTTGCCGGGCCGAACCTGCTGGCCATGATCCTGTTCGAGAAGTTCGGCCAGCATCAGCCCTTGAATCGGCAGAGCGAGCGCTACGCCCGGGAGGGCATCGATCTGAGCCTGTCGACACTGGCTGACCAGGTCGGCGCCTGTGCGGCGGCCCTGCAGCCGCTCTATCGGCTGATCGAGCGTCACGTCCTCTCCGCCGAGCGACTGCATGGCGATGACACCACGGTGCCGATCCTGGCCAAGGGCCAGACGGTCAAGGGACATATCTGGACCTACGTTCGCGACGATCGGCCGTTTGGCGGGCGGGCGCCGCCGGCCGCGCTCTATTACGCCTCGCGCGACCGGCGGCAGGAGCATCCCACACGGCATCTTCAAAGCTTCTCCGGCATCCTGCAGGCCGATGCCTATAGCGGCTACAACGAGCTGTATGACGCCTCGCGCGTGCAGGGGCCGATCATGTCCGCACTCTGTTGGGCCCACGCCAGGCGGCAGTTCTTCGAGCTGGCGGACATCGCGGCCAATGCGAGGCGAGACAAGAATGCCGCAGCGATCTCGCCGATTGCCCTGGAGGCGGTCAAGCGCATCGATGCACTGTTCGATATTGAGCGCGGCATCAACGGCCAAAGTGCCGGAGAGCGTCTGCGGGTGCGCAAGGAGCAAAGCGCACCCCTGCTGGCGGTGCTGGAAGCGTGGCTGCGCGAGCAGCGTGCTCGGCTATCGAACTCCTCATCGGTCGCCAAGCCAATCGATTACATGCTGCGCCGCTGGGATCGGTTCACTCGCTTCATCGATGACGGGCGGATCTGCCTGACAAACAATGCGGCGGAGCGCGCGCTGCGCGGTTTTGCTCTCGGCCGCAAGTCCTGGCTATTCGCCGGCTCGGAACGCGGCGCTGACCGCGCCGCCATCATGGCGACGCTGATCATGACGGCAAAGCTCAACGACATCGACCCGCAAGCCTGGCTGGCGGACGTCTTGGCCCGCATCGCCAGCACCCCGCAAGGTCGGCTCAATGAGCTGCTGCCTTGGGAATGGAAGAACAGCCCCGTCCAGTCTGCGGCCTGA
- a CDS encoding RidA family protein, which translates to MKEFAGFVAFCLVILASAFEGAQAENSSSAEARLREKNITLPAEAAPVGSYVNAVQVGNLLFMAGSVASEPKGKLGRDLTVEQGYEAPRQAGLITLAKVRAALGSLDRKRVVKVVGMVNSVDDFDDQAKVFNGYCDLMIEVFGESIGRHARSSLGVAALPRHAAVEVEMILEV; encoded by the coding sequence ATGAAGGAATTTGCGGGGTTTGTCGCCTTTTGTTTGGTGATCTTAGCTTCGGCATTTGAGGGTGCGCAAGCAGAGAATTCGTCGAGCGCGGAGGCGCGCTTGAGAGAGAAGAACATCACACTGCCGGCTGAGGCCGCGCCGGTCGGCAGCTACGTCAACGCGGTTCAAGTGGGCAATCTCCTGTTCATGGCGGGCAGTGTCGCAAGCGAGCCGAAGGGTAAGCTCGGCCGGGATCTGACCGTCGAACAAGGCTATGAGGCTCCCCGGCAAGCAGGCTTGATCACGCTGGCAAAGGTGCGAGCGGCGCTGGGTAGCCTCGATCGGAAACGCGTTGTCAAAGTGGTCGGCATGGTGAACTCGGTCGATGACTTCGATGACCAAGCCAAGGTGTTCAATGGATACTGCGACCTAATGATCGAGGTGTTCGGCGAATCGATTGGTAGACATGCTCGCTCCTCACTGGGCGTGGCGGCTCTTCCGCGCCATGCCGCGGTCGAAGTCGAAATGATCCTTGAGGTATAG